The Candidatus Binatus sp. genome includes the window AGTACGGCCCCAATTCGATCGCGGCGGTGGTCGATGCGCAGTCCAGCAACGAAGAAGCGTTCGCGGTGAAGCAGTTGATGAAGACCGCGATCGGATCGGATCGAATCGCGACGCTCAGTTGGTCGCCGCCGGAGGTTAGTGGCGATGACGACTTGCTGATCCGCGCGAACAAAAATCCCAACGCGCGCGGACTGGCGGCGCTGGCGCTCCCGGCCGACGGACTCGACGGACTCGCAGCCGCCGTCGCATCGGGTGAACTCAAGATGCTGATCGCGATGCGCGCCGACCTGGTCGGGAAATTGGGCGAAGAAGAGTTCGTCAGGCGCTTCGGCGCGCTCGACTACATGCTGGTGCTATCTACAGACGCCAACGAGACCTGCCAGATGGCGAACCAGGTCTGGCCGATCGCGGCGTATCCCGAAATCGACGGCAGCTTTACGAACTTCAAGGGCCGCGTGCAACGAATCAACGCGGCGTTCCCGCCGCCCGGCGCCGCGATCGCCGCCATCGAGGCAATTGCGAGGCTCGGTCATGCGCTCGACGGCGTCGATCGTCCGAGCACGGCGAACGCGGTGTTTGCGTCGATGGCTGCGGCGGAGCCGGCCTTCAAGGGCCTCAGCCTGGCGGCGCTGGGCGAGCACGGCGCCGACTTGGCCGGAAACTGAACAGCGCCAAGTCCAGCTTTCGATTCAACTGCCGCGGGTGAAAGGAAGTCGCGGACGCGGGGTCGCTTGACTCCGGCAGACTCCGCTCGGGATGACGGAGAAGAAGGCAGTGACGCGGCCGCGCTAATCCTCGGACGGCTGGAACACTATCTCGAGACGATCCATGTAGTTGAGCAACTGGCGGGCAAGCGTCACCACTGCGCCGTCGTCGTGCAGCGCGGCGGCTTGCTCGAGCGAGCGGCCCATCTCGGTCATCGTTTCGAATCCGTAGCTGCCGCCTTCGCCCTTGATCCGATGCGCGATGCGGCCGATCTCGGCGTAGTCGCGGCGCGCATTGGCGTCGAAAATCGTGATGATATCGGCGCGCTTGTGCGTTAGGAACCCCGGGATCAGGTCGCTCAGGCTCTCGTCCACTTCCACTATTACTCGGTCTGGCATGCTCCCTCCTTGAGATCGATGAGGTCTGCCCGCTGGTGGTCCAACGGGTTTGCTTCGATCGCGCCGCGAATGACATCGAGCAGCGTCGATTTCTTGATCGGCTTGATCACGTGAGCGTCGCATCCGGCCGCCTTTGTGCGATGCGCCGCTTCTTCCAGCGCGGATGCCGTAAGGGCCACGATTGGAGTGCGGCGGCGATTGTTCGCCCGCTCCCAGCCGCGAATTCTGGTGGTCGCCTGGTAGCCGTCAACGATCGGCATCCGGATATCCATCAGCACCAGATCGAACTTCCCGGCGATGAATTTATCGATCGCCTGCTGGCCATCTTCGGCTTCTTCGAGACGGTAGGGCGTTTTTTTCAGATACGCCCGGATCAACGCGCGGTTATCGGGCGAATCGTCGGCGATAAGGATTTGCAGCGGCCGATCGAGTATTGCCGAAGAGGTTGATATCGGCGCGATTGCCGGCGAAGCTAAGCTGTCGCCGCGCGGTACGACGGCCACTCCCTCGCACGCTCGCGCGACCACTGCGAACAACTCAGCGCGCCGCACCGGTTTGACGATATAGTTGTCAACCCCGATCGCACGCAGGCGCCCAACCTTGCTGGTCAGGTCATTGGTGCTGATCATCATCACGATCTGCGGCCGCCCGGGCATACCGCCCATAAGATCTTTGGCGACGTCGAATCCGCCCGGCACAGGCATCGTGCTGTCGAGCAGTATGATCTGGAAGCACGATCCCCGCGAGCCGTCGCTACCAAGTACGGCCAGCGCCTCCGTTCCCGATGATGCCTGAGTCACGTTCGCCCCTTGCGCTGTGAGCAGTTCCGAGAGAATCGACCGGCTATCGAGGTTGTCATCGACCAGCAGAATTCTTACGCCGCCGAACGCCCGTTTCGGCGGCCCCGACGGCGCCGGCTTGGCAGTTGCCGTCCCAAATTGCGCGGTGAATGAAAACGCGCTGCCTATTCCAGGTTCGCTCGCTACCTCGACCTTGCCGTGCATCAGCGCGACCAGCCGCGAGACGATCGCCAGCCCGAGTCCGCTGCCGCCGTAGGTTCGCGTAGTTGAAGAATCGGCCTGGGTGAATGCATTGAACAGCAGGTGGAGCTTGTCGGCTGGAATTCCGATTCCGGTATCGGTCACCGTGAACTTGAGCCCGCCCGCAGTGGTGGAGTTCCGGTCGGACTCGACCAACACCAGTACCTGTCCGCGCTGCGTGAATTTGATCGCGTTGCCGACCAGGTTGATCAGGATCTGCCCGAGCCTGAATGGATCGCCGAGCGCGAGCTCCGGGACTTCCGGCGCAAAACGCACCATCAGCTCGAGGCCTCTTTCATGCGCGCGAATCGCCAGCGTTTCGAGCACCTTCTCGGTCACGTCTTTGGGATCGAATTCGACCGCCTCGAGGCTGATGCGCCCGCTCTCGACCTTGGCGAGGTCAAGGATGCTGTCGATCAGTTGTAGCAGCGCGTGGCTGTTGCTGATGACAGTACTCAAATATCTTCGCTGCTCATCGCCGAGTTCCGTTTCCATCAGCAGATCAGCCATCCCGAGAATCGAGTTCATCGGGGTGCGAATCTCGTGCGACATGCTCGACAGGAACTCCGACTTGGCCCGCGACGCGGCCAGCGCTGCCTCGCGCGCGCCGACCAGTTCGCGCTGCGTCATCTTGAGGTCGGATATTACGCGCGAAATAGCCAGGCAGCAGAGCTGTCCGTGCAGCTCCAGATTTACCGCCGAAATGAGCACCGGCCGTTCGGAACCGTCCTTGCGGCGGATTGCCACCTCAAGGTTGCGGACTTGGTTGGTCCTGACAAGTTGATCGGCGAAGGCAATCATTTCGTCCGGATGGATCCACATGTTGAGCTCGGAGAAATGATGGCCGATGGTCTCTTCGCGCGAAAATCCGGTCGCCCGGGTGAATTCCCGGTTGACATCGATGTAGGTGCCATCGATTCCGCTCAGCGCCATACTGTCGAGGTTGGCATCGAAGAGTTTGCGGAAGGTTTCTTCGCTGTTGCTGAGGGCCTTTACCTGCCGGGATAATTCCTCGCGCGTCGCCAGCAGCATCGACTCGCTGGCCTGCAGCCGCTCGCGATCGCTTTCCAAGGCGGACGCGGCTTGCGCGCGCAGCTCCATCTCGCGCCTGAGCAAGCGATGGTTCTCGGCCAGCGCCGCCAACTGCTGGGCCAGTTTTTGGCGATAGCGGGCGAAATGGACCGCGCTCCGTTGGGACAGCAGCGCCGCGCTCACCACAATCGTCCAACTGAGCGCGATCCGCGGATTCGGATCCGCGGTTTCCATCGAGTACCCCAGCAACGCCAGCATTCCGCTAACATAGAATACTGCCTGCCAACGCGGACTCCATGGAATCAACGCGGCTGAGCCCAGGAAAGACAGCAGAATCGAAGCGACCAGTACGTCGGCGTCGCTATTGATCACTCCAATCCACGCCGTGATCGCCAGAAACGATGCACAGATTGCCACTGCGATCGCGCGGTCGTTGCGCATCGCACGCGGGGAGAAGGTTGCCATGAGCGCAACCAGACCCAGCAACATGCTTGCGTTATGAAGCGGCAGAGTTCGCGCGAAGGTTTGCGGATACTGCACGCTGTCAAGCACCGTGTATCCAATCTGAAATGCTATGATCGCGAATGCCGCCGCACGCAGTATCGGCAACAGCGCCGCGGAGTTGTCGCCGCCGCCCATCGCCAGCGTCATCGCTTCGCCAGCACCGCCCGCCGGTTCCAGTTCAATACTGTCAATCCTGGCGGGAAATGCGTCACCGGTGGCCGGCGCAGCCGTACCGTTGGCTAAGTGGCGCGGCTCAGCCTTCCCCAAGCTGTCGGCGCGCGGATCGATCTGATGGTCCACACGTTAATAGCAAGTCCAATGCCTCCGCGGAGCGCGGCAACGAGTTGCTATCGCAGCCTGAGGTTGGTTTCGGTCGCCGAATTTTGTCGCAGTCGCGGCGGGTGTCCCAAAATGCGTTGCTCGCGACCCATCCGGCAACAGGCGGTCAGCGCCGTCTCAAAAAACATGACTGGGAGTGTTGCTGAAGCGGGGGTGCGCAGGTCGTGAGTCTGCCGATGTTTTTCCCGACGACGGAAAGCTCAAGGAAAATAGGTGCTGGCAACCTTGCCGCCGATGGGCGCCTCGATAGGCAAGGCGGCTCGTGCGAAAAGTGCCGCGGTCTCATCGCGATAGAGCAAATGCCAGCGTCGGTCCTTGCTGACGACTTGATAACCGTTGGTGTGCGGGCCGATGAGCACGAAGTCGTGAGGAAACGCGTCGAGCACGCCATCCGCGCCCTCCATTGCGTAGAAAAAGATTGCATATTGGCGGATCAGCCGGTCCGGATAGACCAGCTCGCAGCGTCCGTCGATAAAGACCCGGCTGTCATTACCCATGTGCCAGGCCAGGTACGCGCCCCATTCGTACTGGTTAAGGATGTTGCCGTGAAGGCGATTGCGTTCCATGAATGCGACCGCACCGGCAGGCACGGGCTTCCAGGTCTTGAGCCGATTGGAAAAAGTTCCGCCCACCAGCGCGAGCAAGAGCGCCGAAATCGCCAGTAGCGCCGGCGCCGGTTCGTTACTGAACGTCGTCGGCGGCGGGTCAACATATCCGAGCTTGATTGCTGGTGCGGGTTCCAATGCCAAAGCGCCGTGGCGCGCCAGCGGAATCGCGAGCGCGATCACCGCCAGCGCTACGTTGCGCGCGGCATAGAAGGCGGCGCCGATGAAGGTAGTCGCGACCGCGATTAAGGCCGCGTCCCCCAGTTCGGGAGCCACCGCAACTGCCGCGATAAACCCGGCAAACAGCAAGATCGGGGCAGCATACTGAAGCAGCTCGGGCTTGGATTCGCGCCACATGAATAGCAGGGTGTCCGGCAACGGCACCCAGTCATTGACCACCTGCCGAATCAGCGGATCGGAGATCGAATGAGCTACGCCCGTCCACAAGCCCACTGCGAACGGATTGAGAATCGTGGCGCCCGCGCATCCGAGCGTGACCAATCCCAGCCGGCGCGCCGAGGTCTTGCGGTCTGCGTCGCCAAGGCCCTGGATGAACAAAACCGCAACCGCAATGATCATCGCGCCAAGTCCTATCGTGTAGCCGCCGTGAAGATTGGCCCACAGCGCGAACATCGGAATCAGCGGCCACAGCATTGCCCCGCCTCGATAAACCTCGATCGCGACTATCGTCATCACCACGCTCAGCATCATGAAGCTGAAGAGCTGAGGCCGAAATTGCATCTGAGTCGCCAGCGCAACGGCGACAAGTATCAGGCTCATCCTTTGGATCCGGCTCGACGCGCCGGTGGCGGAAATCCCGATCGCCAATGCCAGTATCGTGATGCTCGCGCAGAGCAGTTTCAGGAGCTTGAGGCCGAATACGCCCAGATGCGCGTAACTGAAGGCCAGCGCCACCTGCGCCAGCCATTCGTGATTGCGCCAAGGCATTCCCGCCGCGCTGTAGGAGTAGGTATCGAAGCGCGGAATATGGCCGGTGCTGAGGATCGTCTGACCGGTCAGAATGTGGATCCACAGGTCTGGATCGGCGAAGTTGTCAGCCGTCGCGAGCGCGATCGAAAGCACCATGGTCCATCGCGACGCCGCCCGCCAGGTCAACCTCGCCGACATGATATGAGCGCCCCGATCATGGGCGGCATGAGCGCCCAACGACATCGATTGCCGGGAAGTTGATCGCACCCACCACTCGCTCACAGCGAGGGCGCCTGCATCAAACGCCGCTCGCCAGCTCGTGCAGCGCCCGCGCGCATTCCACCGGATGCGTGAACATCACCTCATGTCCGCTCTTGACGAACTTGAGCGTTGGATTCCTGAGCCGGCTCGAAAAGTAGGGATGCCAGTTGGGTGCGCCCGCGACCGGCGTCTGGTCGTCTTCGCAAACGATATAGCTGCTGGGAATTCCGGTGGCGAAGTAGGGCGTCATCGCCACCGGCGCGAGCAGGGGCGCCAGCGGCTGCGGACCCAGCGCCGAGATCACGTATTCCCGAAGTGCAGGCGCCATGTCGTTGGTCAGCCCGTCGAGAAATTTCTTGCCCATCATCTCGATTGTATTCGATCGCTCCGGCAACGAATCGAGCACCGCCGCGAACGGCGACGTCGCCGGATCCACGCTCGGCTGCCCGTCGAGCGCCACCATCGCGGTGACCCACACCACGCGCTTGATCCGCGACGGAATTTTCGCCGCGACGCCGGAGATCGTGATCCCGCCGAGACTGTGTCCCGCGAGCACCACGTTTTTCAGATCGTGCCGCTGGATAAACTCCGCGACGCTGTTGACGTAGCTGTCGAGCGTCACCTTCGTGCGATCGGTGCGGTTCATGCCATGCCCCGGGAGATCGACCGCGTAGGCTCTGTCGCCCAACCGCTCGAGTTGATTGATCACCGCGGCCCAGCACCATGCGCCATGCCACGCGCCATGCACCAGTACAAACGTTTCAGCCATCTTTCTTCCTCTCTTTTTCCGACTCGTGGGCGGGCCGCTGCCTACGCCGCCACCGGCGTGACGGCCTGTCCCTCCTTGAGCGTCGCCGGCGGCACCACTATCACCATCTCGCCGCCGCTGAGTCCCTGCCTGACCTCGACGCCTTCCTGGAAGTCGCGCCCGAGCACGACCGGGATCAGATGCGCTGTGTCGCCGCGCACGACCCAGACCGAACGGGCGCTGCGCTCAGTGACGATCGCCTTCTTCGGCACTAGCACCATCGGCGCCGCCGCGGTCTGCGTCATGATCGATTGGAAGGTAACCTTGGCGCTCATTTCCGGCTTGATGATCTTCAAATCGGGCTGAAGGATTCTGACTTCGACTTTCACGGTGCCTTTCTGGCGGTCGGCCTCCGGATAAATCTTCACGACCTGCGCGGGAAACGGATCGTCGGGGTACGCGTCCGGGATCACCGTCGCGGGCGTTCCCATCTTCACCTTGGCGATATCGCTTTCGTTGATATCGACTTCGCAGCGCAGATCGCTCAAGTCCGCAAGCTGCGCGATATCGGTGGCGCCGCCGCCGGCCTGGATTTCTCCGCCGTAGTTAATCGTGTCGCCGAGTTCGCGATACTTCTGCAGCACCACGCCGTTGATTGGCGAGGTGATCACCGTCTGGCTGACGTTGAACTTTGCGAAATCGATCGCGCCATCGGCTCTTTTGAGCTCCGCCTGCGCCACCGCGAGCTGATTCTCCGCGTCCTCGAGCGAGTCCTTCGATTGCACACCTTGCCGGTAGAGTTCCCGCAGGCGCTGCGCGCGCGACTTCTTCAGCACGAGGTTGGCCGCCGCCAGGTCGCGATCCGCGTAGGCCTGCTTCAGTTGCGCCTGGTAGTCGCGATCGTCGATCCGCGCCAGCAGGTCGCCGACCTTGACGCGCTGCCCTTCCTCGATCGGCTCGGCGACAATCTGGCCGAGAATCTTGGTGCCGATCACGATGTACTTGTGCTTGGTGATGATATAGCCGCTGCCGGTCAGCACGGTGCCGGCCTGTCCCGCCTGTTTCACCGTGACGATCGCGGTTTGCACTTCGGGCGGACGGCCAATCGTCCGCTGATAGACGGCGTATCCCGCCGCGCCGGCCACCGCGACAATCGCGAGCACGATCGCGGCCGGGACGATTCTGCCCGGCTTCTTCGGCTCGGCCGCGCGCGCAATCCGCAGCGACTCGAGCTCGCGGATATTGGGCCCCCGGGGTGATTCGGTGGACAAGGTCAAACGCTCCTGAGCGCATCGACGATCGACATTCTCATCGCCTGTCGCGCCGGCAGCCAGCCCCCGACCATGCCCATCACGGCGGCGAAGATCAGCGCCTCGATCACTATTGCAAAAGTGACGTGGAAGCTGAACGCCAGGGTCGAGAAGGTGACAAAGTTGCCGAAGGTCGAAGTCAACCCGTCTATCGGCATCGCCAGCACGATTCCAATCGCGCCCGCCGTCACCGCCAGCACCAGCGACTCGAGCAGGAACGACGTCATCACCGCGATTGGCGCGAAGCCGAGCGCGCGCAGCGTGCCGATTTCAGTGGTCCGCGACGAGACCGCCGCGTACATCGTGTTCATCGCGCCAAAGATTGCGCCGACCGCCATGATTACCGCGACGATCATACCGAGCACCCGCATCTGGTTGGCGACCACCGCCTGGTCCTTGTAGTAGTCCGCCTCGGTCTGGGCCTGCAGATTGATTCGCGGATCATCCGCCACCCGCCGAATCAGCGCATCGGTGTCCGCGCCGGGCGCAAGTTTGAGGCGCACGTCGGCGTAATACGCGCCGCGCTGCGCATCGTCCTGCACATTATGGATATCGCCCCACACCTCCGATTCGAACGAGCCGCCCGCGTCCGTCATTATCCCGACCACCTTCCAGTTGCCGCGCCCGAAGCGAAGCGTCGAGCCGAGCGTCATGTTCGCGTAATGCCCCATCAGGCCCTTGCCGACGATCACTTCGTTGACCGATGGATTGAACATCCGGCCTTCGACGATCTTCACCTTGGGATGGACCTTGAGCGCGATCGGCAGAACTCCGCGCACCACGATATTGTCGCGTCCGCCGCCGATGCGTTCCATCAGCGCCTGCACCGGCAGCTCCGGCGACGCGTCAACCTCGCCGTCGGGCTCGCGTCGGATCTGCGGCAGGAACTTCATCGCGTCGAACTGATCGAGCTGGATGGCGGAATAGGTCTCGGTGGTCGCGCCTTTGCGCAGCACGATTACGTTGTCCGGGTCGCCGGTGTCGGAAATCGCCGAGTTGAGTCCCGCCACCAGCGCCATCACGATCACGAACACCGCCACCACCAGCGCAATTCCGCCGCCCGTCATCGCGGTCGAGACGCGCCGCACCAGCAGCGAACGCACGTTGTACTTCAGCGGTATAGCCATCTCAGGCAACCGTCCTCAGCGCGTCAACGATATTGCGCCGCGCCGCCGAGCTGGCAGGCGCCATCGCGCTGAACAGCCCGATCAATACGGCCACGACCAGGGTCTCGGCCGCAATCGCCGGCTGCATGTGGATCGAGCCGAGCGGGCCCGCCGCATTGCCGACCGAAAACAGTTTCAGCACGATATACGCTGAGCCGCATCCGATAATCCCGCCGGCCAGGCCGATCAGGACCGACTCGGCCAGCAGCATCGACAGAATCGTGCGCGCGGGAAATCCGATCGAGCGCATCACTGCAATCTCGCCGCGCCGCTCGCGAATCGACATCGCCGCCGTGTTGGCCGCCACCAGTCCTATCATCAGCACCACGATAAATCCCAGCAACTCCGCCATCCTGAAAAACGTGCGGTACTGGTCCATGAAGCTGCCGATAAACGACGCCTCCGACTCCGACAACGTCTCCGCCGACGAGTTGGCAAAGCCTTCATCGATCGCCGCTATTACCTGCGGCACATTCTCAGGCTTATCGATCTTGACCCAGATGTTATCGACCATGCCGGGACGCCCGGCCGCCTCTTCGAGGTAGTCGCGCCGAAAGAGCAGAAAATTTGGGGGCGCCTTGCCGCTAAACGTGCCCACAATAATCAGCGTCACGTTGAACGGGTAGAGCGTCCCGCGCAGCTGGATCTGCTGTCCGAGGTGCAGATGGAAGCGCTTCATCGTATCGCCCCCGACCAGGCACGCGGTGCGGATCTTCTTGAACTGCTCGAACTGCTCCTGGCTGATTCCGTAGTCGGGCCACATCAGATCGACCTGCTCGGGATCGACCGCCAGGTTCGGAAACTCATCGTAAACTTCATGGTACACGCCGCCGAACCAGCTCTCCGCCACCACCACCTCGACATGCGGGACGCTCATGATGCGCTGCTTGTAGGCCTCCGGAATCGGGTAGGCCAGCCCCGCCTTGTTGTGCGTCGCGATGCGGGTGGACGACGCCGTGTCGCTGAGGATCTGGTTGGCCGCGGTCGGGACGCTGACCAGCGCCGAGAAGATAAACAGCGAGACCGCGATCGACAGCACGGTCAGAATAGTGCGGCGCTTGCTGCGCACCAGATTTTTTAACACCAGCGCCGTGTACTTCACGCTAACTCACGCCTCTAGGCACGCGCCGCCGCTTCCGCCGACGCGCCGCGCTTGCCCGGCTCGACCCCGGCGAGCACGCCCTT containing:
- a CDS encoding Hpt domain-containing protein, giving the protein MPDRVIVEVDESLSDLIPGFLTHKRADIITIFDANARRDYAEIGRIAHRIKGEGGSYGFETMTEMGRSLEQAAALHDDGAVVTLARQLLNYMDRLEIVFQPSED
- a CDS encoding hybrid sensor histidine kinase/response regulator; this translates as MDHQIDPRADSLGKAEPRHLANGTAAPATGDAFPARIDSIELEPAGGAGEAMTLAMGGGDNSAALLPILRAAAFAIIAFQIGYTVLDSVQYPQTFARTLPLHNASMLLGLVALMATFSPRAMRNDRAIAVAICASFLAITAWIGVINSDADVLVASILLSFLGSAALIPWSPRWQAVFYVSGMLALLGYSMETADPNPRIALSWTIVVSAALLSQRSAVHFARYRQKLAQQLAALAENHRLLRREMELRAQAASALESDRERLQASESMLLATREELSRQVKALSNSEETFRKLFDANLDSMALSGIDGTYIDVNREFTRATGFSREETIGHHFSELNMWIHPDEMIAFADQLVRTNQVRNLEVAIRRKDGSERPVLISAVNLELHGQLCCLAISRVISDLKMTQRELVGAREAALAASRAKSEFLSSMSHEIRTPMNSILGMADLLMETELGDEQRRYLSTVISNSHALLQLIDSILDLAKVESGRISLEAVEFDPKDVTEKVLETLAIRAHERGLELMVRFAPEVPELALGDPFRLGQILINLVGNAIKFTQRGQVLVLVESDRNSTTAGGLKFTVTDTGIGIPADKLHLLFNAFTQADSSTTRTYGGSGLGLAIVSRLVALMHGKVEVASEPGIGSAFSFTAQFGTATAKPAPSGPPKRAFGGVRILLVDDNLDSRSILSELLTAQGANVTQASSGTEALAVLGSDGSRGSCFQIILLDSTMPVPGGFDVAKDLMGGMPGRPQIVMMISTNDLTSKVGRLRAIGVDNYIVKPVRRAELFAVVARACEGVAVVPRGDSLASPAIAPISTSSAILDRPLQILIADDSPDNRALIRAYLKKTPYRLEEAEDGQQAIDKFIAGKFDLVLMDIRMPIVDGYQATTRIRGWERANNRRRTPIVALTASALEEAAHRTKAAGCDAHVIKPIKKSTLLDVIRGAIEANPLDHQRADLIDLKEGACQTE
- a CDS encoding alpha/beta hydrolase; its protein translation is MAETFVLVHGAWHGAWCWAAVINQLERLGDRAYAVDLPGHGMNRTDRTKVTLDSYVNSVAEFIQRHDLKNVVLAGHSLGGITISGVAAKIPSRIKRVVWVTAMVALDGQPSVDPATSPFAAVLDSLPERSNTIEMMGKKFLDGLTNDMAPALREYVISALGPQPLAPLLAPVAMTPYFATGIPSSYIVCEDDQTPVAGAPNWHPYFSSRLRNPTLKFVKSGHEVMFTHPVECARALHELASGV
- a CDS encoding efflux RND transporter periplasmic adaptor subunit; translated protein: MSTESPRGPNIRELESLRIARAAEPKKPGRIVPAAIVLAIVAVAGAAGYAVYQRTIGRPPEVQTAIVTVKQAGQAGTVLTGSGYIITKHKYIVIGTKILGQIVAEPIEEGQRVKVGDLLARIDDRDYQAQLKQAYADRDLAAANLVLKKSRAQRLRELYRQGVQSKDSLEDAENQLAVAQAELKRADGAIDFAKFNVSQTVITSPINGVVLQKYRELGDTINYGGEIQAGGGATDIAQLADLSDLRCEVDINESDIAKVKMGTPATVIPDAYPDDPFPAQVVKIYPEADRQKGTVKVEVRILQPDLKIIKPEMSAKVTFQSIMTQTAAAPMVLVPKKAIVTERSARSVWVVRGDTAHLIPVVLGRDFQEGVEVRQGLSGGEMVIVVPPATLKEGQAVTPVAA
- a CDS encoding ABC transporter permease — translated: MAIPLKYNVRSLLVRRVSTAMTGGGIALVVAVFVIVMALVAGLNSAISDTGDPDNVIVLRKGATTETYSAIQLDQFDAMKFLPQIRREPDGEVDASPELPVQALMERIGGGRDNIVVRGVLPIALKVHPKVKIVEGRMFNPSVNEVIVGKGLMGHYANMTLGSTLRFGRGNWKVVGIMTDAGGSFESEVWGDIHNVQDDAQRGAYYADVRLKLAPGADTDALIRRVADDPRINLQAQTEADYYKDQAVVANQMRVLGMIVAVIMAVGAIFGAMNTMYAAVSSRTTEIGTLRALGFAPIAVMTSFLLESLVLAVTAGAIGIVLAMPIDGLTSTFGNFVTFSTLAFSFHVTFAIVIEALIFAAVMGMVGGWLPARQAMRMSIVDALRSV
- a CDS encoding ABC transporter permease — translated: MKYTALVLKNLVRSKRRTILTVLSIAVSLFIFSALVSVPTAANQILSDTASSTRIATHNKAGLAYPIPEAYKQRIMSVPHVEVVVAESWFGGVYHEVYDEFPNLAVDPEQVDLMWPDYGISQEQFEQFKKIRTACLVGGDTMKRFHLHLGQQIQLRGTLYPFNVTLIIVGTFSGKAPPNFLLFRRDYLEEAAGRPGMVDNIWVKIDKPENVPQVIAAIDEGFANSSAETLSESEASFIGSFMDQYRTFFRMAELLGFIVVLMIGLVAANTAAMSIRERRGEIAVMRSIGFPARTILSMLLAESVLIGLAGGIIGCGSAYIVLKLFSVGNAAGPLGSIHMQPAIAAETLVVAVLIGLFSAMAPASSAARRNIVDALRTVA